In Stegostoma tigrinum isolate sSteTig4 chromosome 35, sSteTig4.hap1, whole genome shotgun sequence, one genomic interval encodes:
- the LOC125447540 gene encoding glutaryl-CoA dehydrogenase, mitochondrial-like isoform X2: MPKIQFDWRDPLNLESRLTEEEILIRDTFRQYCQSKLMPRILLANRNEVFHREILSEMGDLGVLGSTIKGYGCAGTSYVSYGLIAREVERVDSSYRSVMSVQSSLVMHPIAAYGTESQKLKYLPKLAKGELLGCFGLTEPNHGSDPSSMETKARYNKSSDTYTLNGSKTWITNSPMADICVVWAKCDDGKVRGFILENGMRGLTTPKIEGKFSLRASLTGMILMEDVEVPAENLLPGAVGLSGPFGCLNNARYGIAWGALGAAEFCLETARQYALDRIQFGVPIARNQLIQKKMADMLTEITLGLHACIQLGRLKEEDKAAPEMISMLKRNSCGKALDIARQARDILGGNGICDEYHVIRHVMNLESVNTYEGTHDIHALILGKAITGLQSFTVQK, from the exons A TGCCTAAGATCCAGTTTGACTGGCGTGATCCTCTGAATCTGGAAAGCCGGCTGACTGAGGAAGAAATTCTCATTCGAGACACTTTCCGCCAGTATTGCCAATCAAAGCTGATGCCAAGGATTCTTCTGGCAAACCGAAATGAAG TGTTTCATCGTGAAATCCTATCGGAAATGGGAGATCTGGGTGTATTGGGATCGACCATTAAAG GTTATGGGTGTGCCGGTACCTCATACGTATCCTATGGACTGATTGCACGGGAAGTGGAGCGGGTGGATAGCAGCTATCGGTCAGTAATGAGTGTCCAGTCCTCTCTGGTAATGCATCCAATCGCGGCCTAtggcacagaatcacagaaactAAAGTACCTCCCAAAACTAG CCAAAGGAGAATTGTTGGGCTGCTTTGGTCTAACAGAGCCAAACCATGGAAGTGACCCTTCAAGCATGGAGACCAAGGCAAGATACAACAAAAGCAGTGACACTTACACACTAAATGGATCAAAGACCTG GATTACTAACTCGCCGATGGCTGATATCTGTGTGGTCTGGGCCAAGTGTGATGATGGGAAGGTGCGAGGATTTATTCTTGAGAATGGGATGAGGGGCTTGACAACGCCAAAGATCGAAGGGAAGTTCTCACTGCGAGCGTCTTTGACTGGGATGATTCTGATggaggatgtggaggtgccagcggAAAATCTGCTGCCAGGTGCGGTGGGCCTCTCG GGTCCTTTTGGGTGTTTGAACAATGCTCGGTATGGAATTGCTTGGGGAGCCCTGGGAGCTGCAGAGTTTTGTTTGGAAACAGCCAGGCAGTATGCATTGGACAG GATTCAGTTTGGAGTTCCCATCGCTAGAAACCAACTCATCCAGAAGAAAATGGCAGACATGTTGACTGAGATCACACTGGGTCTTCATGCCTGCATCCAACTGGGTCGATTAAAGGAGGAAGACAA GGCTGCTCCTGAAATGATCTCCATGTTGAAGCGAAATTCCTGCGGGAAAGCTCTGGATATTGCCAGGCAAGCACGTGACATACTGGGTGGAAATGGGATTTGTGATGAATACCATGTCATTCGCCACGTCATGAATCTGGAATCTGTAAACACTTACGAAG
- the LOC125447540 gene encoding glutaryl-CoA dehydrogenase, mitochondrial-like isoform X1 translates to MALRQAARSFLGTARRTATVSILRTQGTAKAFKEKDEKLEEQKIAKMPKIQFDWRDPLNLESRLTEEEILIRDTFRQYCQSKLMPRILLANRNEVFHREILSEMGDLGVLGSTIKGYGCAGTSYVSYGLIAREVERVDSSYRSVMSVQSSLVMHPIAAYGTESQKLKYLPKLAKGELLGCFGLTEPNHGSDPSSMETKARYNKSSDTYTLNGSKTWITNSPMADICVVWAKCDDGKVRGFILENGMRGLTTPKIEGKFSLRASLTGMILMEDVEVPAENLLPGAVGLSGPFGCLNNARYGIAWGALGAAEFCLETARQYALDRIQFGVPIARNQLIQKKMADMLTEITLGLHACIQLGRLKEEDKAAPEMISMLKRNSCGKALDIARQARDILGGNGICDEYHVIRHVMNLESVNTYEGTHDIHALILGKAITGLQSFTVQK, encoded by the exons ATGGCCCTGAGGCAAGCAGCTCGGAGCTTCTTGGGCACTGCCAGGCGCACGGCCACTGTCAGCATCTTGAGGACACAGGGGACGGCGAAAGCCTTCAAAG AGAAAGATGAAAAGCTGGAAGAGCAGAAAATTGCCAAAA TGCCTAAGATCCAGTTTGACTGGCGTGATCCTCTGAATCTGGAAAGCCGGCTGACTGAGGAAGAAATTCTCATTCGAGACACTTTCCGCCAGTATTGCCAATCAAAGCTGATGCCAAGGATTCTTCTGGCAAACCGAAATGAAG TGTTTCATCGTGAAATCCTATCGGAAATGGGAGATCTGGGTGTATTGGGATCGACCATTAAAG GTTATGGGTGTGCCGGTACCTCATACGTATCCTATGGACTGATTGCACGGGAAGTGGAGCGGGTGGATAGCAGCTATCGGTCAGTAATGAGTGTCCAGTCCTCTCTGGTAATGCATCCAATCGCGGCCTAtggcacagaatcacagaaactAAAGTACCTCCCAAAACTAG CCAAAGGAGAATTGTTGGGCTGCTTTGGTCTAACAGAGCCAAACCATGGAAGTGACCCTTCAAGCATGGAGACCAAGGCAAGATACAACAAAAGCAGTGACACTTACACACTAAATGGATCAAAGACCTG GATTACTAACTCGCCGATGGCTGATATCTGTGTGGTCTGGGCCAAGTGTGATGATGGGAAGGTGCGAGGATTTATTCTTGAGAATGGGATGAGGGGCTTGACAACGCCAAAGATCGAAGGGAAGTTCTCACTGCGAGCGTCTTTGACTGGGATGATTCTGATggaggatgtggaggtgccagcggAAAATCTGCTGCCAGGTGCGGTGGGCCTCTCG GGTCCTTTTGGGTGTTTGAACAATGCTCGGTATGGAATTGCTTGGGGAGCCCTGGGAGCTGCAGAGTTTTGTTTGGAAACAGCCAGGCAGTATGCATTGGACAG GATTCAGTTTGGAGTTCCCATCGCTAGAAACCAACTCATCCAGAAGAAAATGGCAGACATGTTGACTGAGATCACACTGGGTCTTCATGCCTGCATCCAACTGGGTCGATTAAAGGAGGAAGACAA GGCTGCTCCTGAAATGATCTCCATGTTGAAGCGAAATTCCTGCGGGAAAGCTCTGGATATTGCCAGGCAAGCACGTGACATACTGGGTGGAAATGGGATTTGTGATGAATACCATGTCATTCGCCACGTCATGAATCTGGAATCTGTAAACACTTACGAAG
- the LOC132206297 gene encoding anoctamin-10-like: NNVNKILCASQRDNQQQIQSTNHTLQKLLNKDETVQWLMSRIEGLKPSGGAELKVKMVDQSDSKGVVLLIGATLDRLLRGAEEVALMKVYGDGNFKPFKYSDRQNFREAEAQLLTTAEMLYIIKFILDNLRSKDEEFIPGHPNTKLLPGKPIFPELWGAKLLTKMYPMHNREELENLKEQWKKHSYIISQPVQALRNYFGESVALYFGFLGYFTWGLAFRTLLELFFYVTNLKDSGGCVICALYNIIWSTVFLEGWKRRSAELTFKWGTLRQMEGFEQVRAGFEEKLGLQQATVIKDTSILKQQRNMKILIKSMPFLIGCLTVTSFLIMTYLDMDQKAQEYDLQEQTVQSLLLTYVPILVYSAIVEALNKVYLILAKALTERENHRLASTHESYLLAKVLIFYLINNFAIHYYFAFYLRDMKRLADTLSAQLLVHQFMGQFFDTIVPYWLTQLKLMKLDKILSPAANIGLQLIEKEANLRDSSDSLLEEYLELFIKFGYVTLFSSAYPLAGSFSFLNNVLGIKLESMKFSEVLQRQFPVPSANIGAWQMAFEYLTTLAIITNCGLISLSPEFRQLFSDLPDLHYFLLAVAIEHGFLGMQKFVRLAIPEVPSDIAIKLDRIEQECRRAIFHDESCR; encoded by the exons AATAACGTGAACAAAATTCTGTGTGCATCACAACGAGATAATCAACAGCAGATTCAATCCACTAATCACACTTTACAAAAACTGCTTAATAAGGAT GAGACTGTACAATGGCTGATGTCTCGCATCGAGGGGTTGAAGCCATCAGGTGGGGCAGAGCTGAAGGTCAAGATGGTCGATCAGTCGGATAGCAAAGGTGTGGTCTTGCTGATTGGAGCCACCTTGGATAGGCTGCTGCGTGGAGCGGAGGAGGTAGCGCTGATGAAAGTCTATGGGGACGGGAACTTCAAGCCCTTCAAGTACAGCGACAGGCAGAACTTCCGGGAAGCGGAAGCCCAACTGCTCACTACggctgaaatgctgtacattatCAAATTCATCCTGGACAATCTGCGGTCTAAAGATGAAGAGTTCATACCTGGTCATCCCAACACCAAACTCCTCCCTGGAAAACCTATTTTCCCAGAGCTGTGGGGTGCCAAACTTCTCACCAAAATGTACCCGATGCACAATCGAGAAGAGCTAGAGAACCTGAAAGAGCAATGGAAGAAACACTCTTACATCATCAGCCAACCCGTTCAAGCTTTGAGAAACTATTTTGGTGAATCGGTTGCATTGTACTTTGGCTTCCTTGGCTACTTCACATGGGGTCTTGCATTTCGAACTCTTTTGGAACTCTTCTTCTACGTCACCAACCTGAAAGACTCTGGCGGGTGCGTTATTTGTGCCCTGTACAATATCATTTGGTCTACCGTGTTCCTGGAGGGATGGAAACGTCGCAGCGCAGAGCTGACGTTTAAATGGGGGACCCTCCGGCAGATGGAGGGCttcgagcaggtcagggctggcTTTGAGGAGAAACTAGGCTTGCAGCAGGCCACTGTCATAAAGGACACTTCAATACTCAAGCAGCAACGCAACATGAAGATATTGATCAAGTCAATGCCATTCTTAATTGGCTGCTTGACCGTCACTTCCTTCCTCATAATGACATACCTAGACATGGACCAAAAGGCTCAAGAATATGACCTGCAGGAGCAAACAGTCCAGAGCTTGCTGTTAACGTATGTCCCTATACTTGTGTACAGTGCTATTGTGGAGGCACTTAACAAGGTGTACCTTATTTTAGCCAAAGCCTTGACTGAAAGGGAGAACCATCGCTTAGCTTCCACCCATGAAAGCTATTTGTTGGCCAAGGTCCTTATCTTCTACCTAATCAACAATTTTGCAATTCACTATTACTTTGCCTTCTACCTGAGAGATATGAAACGATTGGCGGACACCCTGTCTGCTCAGCTCCTGGTTCACCAGTTCATGGGACAGTTTTTCGACACTATCGTCCCCTACTGGTTGACACAGCTCAAGTTAATGAAGCTGGACAAAATACTTTCGCCTGCAGCCAATATTGGGCTCCAGCTGATCGAAAAGGAAGCCAACCTCAGGGATTCATCAGACAGCCTGCTGGAGGAATACCTGGAGCTCTTCATAAAGTTTGGCTACGTGACCCTCTTTTCCAGTGCCTACCCACTCGCTGGCTCCTTCAGCTTCCTGAACAACGTCTTGGGAATCAAGTTGGAAAGTATGAAATTTAGCGAGGTTTTACAGAGGCAGTTCCCAGTCCCATCTGCTAACATAGGAGCCTGGCAGATGGCGTTTGAGTATCTCACCACACTGGCGATCATAACCAACTGTGGACTCATCAGCTTGTCACCAGAGTTCAGGCAACTATTTTCCGACCTCCCTGACCTTCACTATTTCTTACTTGCAGTGGCAATCGAGCATGGTTTTTTGGGTATGCAGAAGTTTGTTCGCCTGGCCATCCCTGAGGTACCGAGTGATATCGCCATCAAGCTGGACAGAATTGAGCAAGAATGCAGGAGGGCTATCTTCCATGATGAATCCTGTCGATGA